The following is a genomic window from Elaeis guineensis isolate ETL-2024a chromosome 10, EG11, whole genome shotgun sequence.
TAATTCTCATGGTTTGGTCCAAAATTAATGTAGTCGCTTTAGGAAGTTGGACTTACTGTACAAGAACTATAACAAGAGACTGATGAAGTATCAAAAATTTGCAACCCGATAGCGCGAAACCAATGAAAAGAACAGCATAAGGAGAAGAATGAGTACACATACAAGAGAAAAGAGAGTGAATTCagtaaaagaagagagaagaaactcTATAGAGAAAACCGAGCTGATGAACAAAAGCTTGGATGAAATGCTTAAAGAAAGACTTCGGTTTGTGGTGCATTTGAGCCACAAAAGCGAAGCGCATGGCAAATTTTTAAAGCGAAGATATGAGAAAGGAAATGCTTGCCGGATATTTTGGTGTATGCCAAGAGTGTCCTTCCGTGCTCATTGCTTTGAAAGTGACTCCGGCTTACTTCTGCTTGTATTATTGGTGAGTCGGGAGTTGGTTTTGTCAACTTGCTCTTTCAACTGTATTCAAAGATCTTTTTCACCAAAATTCGATGTAGAAGCAATGGAGTATAGATTATCTCAGAGATTGCATCAAACTAAGGTTTCAATGGCAAAAGTGTCCTCATCTTTCATGCATGCAAGTGATAGGATTTCCACTGTCTTTTACCTTCCTACAATCAGCCAAGACGCCAATTGCtactactttgagatgtgcaattGCAAATGCATGCTTCAGAATTTCTTGACAAATGCTTTGTATCTAgtcttcaaagaaaaaaaaaaaaaaaaaaaaaaaacaataacatGATTCTGCAGCTAAGAAACAGTCTTTAAGGGgatgaaaatattatcattcCACGTTATGGATTTTGCAAGTTTTTGCCCCCAAGCAGTTTCTAATGCATTATGTGTATGGTACAAGTGGAGGGTTTTAGAGCTTTTTGTTTCATGGAACTTTCCTTCCTTTCCATTAACGTACTGCATTTCATATTCTCAATGACGTTGTTTCTCTGACATTATTTATGATTCACCGTTCTTGATTCTTCTGGAGGCTAGAATATGAATTGTAGTGGGCTACCTTAGATAATATCCAAGTCACAGAATGTTGGTTTTTGGTATTGGTAGATCAGGCTAAATTTGGGCAAAGTGGAACCCGAAAAAGGCATGTAGTGCAGTGGTGGCACTTGTGGTGGTAGTGATTTCACTTGTAGTGGCAACGTTAATCAGAATTTAACATGTTTTATATTATTCTGTCTTTAATTCCCATAACTGGAAAATTAATGCTCCTATCTATAAATCCATTTTAAAGAAGAAACaactcattttataagagaaattGTACTTAATTCTTGGTTTCTATTTTTTCTTACTCTTGCAGGCTatttctacctgcaattgaatggGGACTAAAGACAACCTgctagtatttttttcttttttctctttttcttgaggAAAAGGCCTAATAATTAATGTTTAGTATGCTATAGAAAAAATTCAGATGCTATTTGAAAATATCGCTCAAAAAAATAATGGTAAAAGATGCAAGAATGGAGTAGGCTTCTCAGGAACCACATAACTATCAACATCAACCAAGTCTCAATACTGTTGTGAAAATTCTAGTTATTAGATCAGCACAGAACTAGGTCAACCTCAAATTATGCTTTACGGCAATGTATTGGATATGTCCTACATTATGTGAAGGAATTGATACCCTACAAAGTAAAGAAAGTCCACGCATGTTTCCAACTTGAATCTCCCATCTTACATTTTAATCAAAGAGCATATATCACCTCTTGCCAATAAGGAATGGCTTGCATTTATTCCATAATGCattccttcaggttgtattagaTGACTCAAGGCAAAAGATTCTTTTTTGCATCCGTCAATATGTATTAATTGGCTTGTTTCTGGTGAACAATGGGCAGCACATTGACAAATACCTGCAAttcaaagggaaaaaaaaaatgaagtgtCTTTTCGCAGAGGGAAAGgagaaagaataaatttttgctaATTTTCTCATCAGCGCATTATATTCCATCTTAAAGAAAGTTAGATGATCGATCTGAccagcaagaagaaagaattctttcaacatgctcaacttgaatttttttttaaaaataaattagaaaaagataaaaaattatgaaagtagGGTTTATATTCACTTTTCTTTTATTGATGATCCATGTATATCATAAACTAATATATAGTGATAGTTGGAAGAGCCCTTTAGCATGTACATGTTGCGAAGCATAAGTGCACGTAGAAATTAATGGATTTCCTGCAATATTACAATTGAAAGATGGTCAATTATTCAAAATggattttctcaaaaaataattataaaaagaaAGACCATCTATTTGATCAAAGACAGATTTAACATAATTAGCCTCAGCTGATCAAGATGGATGACACAAAAAAAGCTGCTCAAGATGGTTAAATTATGATTATTTGTGCAAGGCATATTTAGTCGTTGGAAAATGAACAAGCTAAAATATAATCCACTTGAGTTCCTTCAAGCTTGAAGTTGACCCAGGCATCATTTAAGACGCACTCTATAGCTGAAGTAATTATGTGCAACTACCTTGCATTGTTCACTTATCCACAACTTAAAAATACACTTGAATTAGACAACATGGCAGCTAATGTGAATGTGACAATAAAAAAATTgttagttttttaaaaaataaaaaacttgtcATGCTGTGTACAAATAATTTTGTAACTTTGATAAGGTGCTAATGGATCATTTTTTACTCGTTATTGGAATCTTAGGTTTGTGTtttcccttctctcttctctatgAGATGGCTGATCATACTTCATGGTCTATTCTCCTTTTCTGTTCTTAACTTTTTGGAGCAAACGTAGCGTATTCTTCATGCATCTTATCCATGTGGAGACTGTCAAAGTTACTTACAGAAAACAATAAGATTTCATGGTCGGATCGCTGCATCTCAGACTATTGTTTGTGAGAGAGTTGAGATGATGTCGTATTGATGTGGACAAATAGGTGGTGGGTCTGATCTTATTCCTCCATGAGAGATAGAGAGATACCCAACCAAGGATAAGGGAAAGGGAAGCCTTGGGAAGTGATTAATTTGAACATAAGCTTTCCAAGTGGAAAGTGGGGCAATCTGAGGTTCCTCAAAACCAACTCGGTTTTGGAATCAAACTCTCCTCTTGTTTATAGGATGATGATTTGACCAACACGAACATGATACTTGATGTCGTCGATCATTTATGGATCGCCGTACAAATTGTTGCCTTCATATCATTGTGGTCATGTTCTCCTTTCCAATCCACTTATAGTAGAATAACGTAATTTAAAAAGGAATAGTTGACTAGAGACCAAGGTGTCTTGCAAGACATCGGCAATGCCTAATGACGAGATCATAAGTACAATCATACATAGCAAACCTTAACATTGGTTTATGAAAGACCATTATTGTATGACATGAGCACAtgcatatgtacatgtatatacacatacacacatatacatacatacatgtagatCAATGTTTGCTGCTACAATTATATATGTGAGACATACTGGAGAAGGTTTGGATGTCCGACATGCATCATAGAGCATGTAGCCTTTCATTTCAAATCAATTAATCAAAAATAAAGGTCTTGAtgatacatatatgcatgtattCCATATAGAATGGAGGGTAATTCGCTGTTGTTGGAAATAGGTTGGATGTTTGACATGCATCTTGGAGCAAGCAAGCAATTaggtattttattttgaaatatatagATCAGTAGCTGACATACGAGTAGGCACACAAGTGATCCTTGATCCTTGATCATTAGTATCCTTTCGGGTGATTGAGATGAGTTGATTATGATGGTACAGTAGAGTTAATTGAGTACAAATGGCTTACTAATTTGTAGTGGACTCATAGGATGCATCGAACCTATATATATATTACCATCAAGGGTAACAAAATTATGCTAAAACTTATATCTTATATCCTTTTGATCATCCTAGAACTTAGAGGACTACAACAAATGTCTTTGTTTGTTAATTAAGCAGTCAAGGAATGGTATCCTAAGAGCTTGTGCATGGTTTTTGTTCATATCTTCAACATGGCCAACCAAATCGATGGTTACATTAATCCGTATCTATCTCATGCCAAGTCTCCCCGGCCATTTGATTTTTCTGGACCCGTGTTGTCACTAAGGACCTCTTCACATTTTGCATCCACATATatactcaaaagaaaaaaaagggaaggtGATGTCAAACCTCGGCATCTCATGCTGATTCTAACAATAAAAAGAGGATTCAAACCTTATCAAGATACAAGGGGCATTTTGGCATCAAAAGTTGACAGTGGAGTTGCCTCCAAATATTCTTAACCCCATGTCCATAGCTGAAAAGAAACTTTGACAGTATCCAATTCCGTGATCCTTCTTGATTTAAGCCAAGCTGTGGCAGTAGAGTTTGGACAGGCATTTTGTATACACATCAAATTTATCCAGGCTCATCCACTTTTCCCATTTCATCTCTTGAAAAAAATTACAATCTCACACACTTTTAGGCCTATATAAACCTGTCATCCATAAGAAGTCCACCACAATTGGTCAAGCGTTTGGCTTTTGTCCTACTCTTCAAATTCTCAAAGTCTCCAAGGTTCCCACTACTCAGAACTTTTGAAATCCAACCACATTTTGTGCTGACCATTAAGCACTTGAGGTCCATCTTTCGCCAAATTTTGCTTCAAGTTTTGGGATGGATATGGTGATGAAGTTAGCCTCTCAGAGAGCCGTGGTCATCTTCAGCACAAGTTCTTGCTGTTTGTGCCACGCCGTCAAGAGGCTCTTTTTGGAGCTTGGTGTCAACCCTGCAGTCTATGAGCTGGATGAGGACCCTAGagggagagagatggagagagCACTTACACGACACCTGGGCCGCAGCCCTCCGGTGCCGGCCGTGTTCATCGGTGGCAAATTCATCGGCTTCACCGATAGGATCATGTCCCTTCACCTCGGTGGCGAGCTAGTCCAGTTGCTTCGAGATGCAGGTGCTATCTGGTTGCACAAGTCTTTGAAATAATTAGCTAGCTTTGATACCATGGAAGAGATGTCCTTAAGCGAGTCTATGCAGTAACTTGTATAGTAGGATGAGCTTGAAGTAGCACAGCGGTTTTTCCCTTTTGTTCTCAGCTGGGgatgtatcaaaaataaattgtAGTGATTGGCCATGTATAATTAATTATCTTTATGTAAATTATGTCTCCTTTAGAAGTAAAACTATATATGCATAAAGATAATATCTGTCCAATATTGATTCCCAGCTCTTTCTTGGtagcaagaagtggagcagttaattttggtttgatataatataatcaagACTAAGAATAATGGTCTTGCTCACGGGTGAGGAGTTATGCTTTCACGTAGGGGAATGTATTTGTCATGTTGTGATAGTAGAATGAGACACATAAAATGATGCACCTTCTATCCTAATGTGGTTTTGTTGCATATAATTCTATTCTCCTTTATCCAAATGGCTTGAAAGGAAAAATTATTTGTATATATAATCCAAGATA
Proteins encoded in this region:
- the LOC109505178 gene encoding glutaredoxin-C1-like is translated as MDMVMKLASQRAVVIFSTSSCCLCHAVKRLFLELGVNPAVYELDEDPRGREMERALTRHLGRSPPVPAVFIGGKFIGFTDRIMSLHLGGELVQLLRDAGAIWLHKSLK